The DNA window GTCGCACGGAAGCGCTCTTTGTTGGCGGTGTGTCTTTCACCCTGGGGTGAGCTCCACCATGCGAGCAGTTCTCTCAGTCTTGGAGGTGTGCCCAGGCCAGAGCCACGGTCTTCTGAGCTGACATTCTGAGATAGCTGGCCTCCTGTTGGGCTGAGACACACGTgcatagacacacacagataCGTCTCTGCGTGTATACATCTGTATACAGGTGTGCACGTGTATCTCTACGCGCATATTTTCATTCCTTCCAgagtctgacttttgctcagtgATCTGGGAGTTCCCATTTGCTGTAACTACTGTTTGATCAAGGCTAACTTTCTGTCATCTTATTGCATGTTTCccactcatttttcttctttgcctcagTTCGTGCTGAGCACTGGGAAGTCTGAATTGTTTCTGCTGGCTGGAAAGCCATGTGTTCCGTTTCTGTTCTGGAAGCTGTGCCTCAGAGACTTAGACCCACAGGCGAGCTCTTCCAGACCAGTCTCCTCACTCCTTTGCATCTTGCCCCTGACCCCACTGTCCTCCCCTCGGGTCTTCCTTACTGCCCGGCCACACTGGATATGACCAGAGCTTCAGTTGTGGATTTGGGGGAATACAGCTTTGGGTTTTGCCAACCCTTTCTCTagtctatatcttttttttttttttttatgtcatcttCACTAAACCACTGACTTacccccctgccctcctggctTTCTCTCCGCACTGACCCACCTTGATCCCAAGTGTTCATGGTTAAACCTTCTGAGGGCTGTAGGCTTAAAAGtgtaaaaaactcatttttaaggGAGTTTAGCTGGATACAAAATTCTAgaagttctttttcttaaatacttaaaaaacccTCCTCCGTTGCCTTTTTGCTTCAGTATCACTAATGAAGTTTTAAGTTAATCTGAATGCTGTTTCTTTGCGATGAATCGATTCTATCTGGAAGCTACTGGAATTTGTAGAGAAATCCAGTGACCTCAAACACAGTCTGTTGGTGTGGATCTCTCCTAAACTGTTCGGCATCCTTAGGAGCCATTTTATCCTGAGGTTTTTCATCTTTGGTTCTGAGAGAATCGAGGTTTCCTCCGTGAAGATTTCCCATCCCCCATGTCTCTCCCTGAACTGCACACGTCTGCTTCCAGCCCCCCACCTCTTCCTTCCTGccaccctcacccctcctcacGGGTTCCTTTCTGCCAGCTGTCCCCATCCTGAGTCTTTTCCTCCACTTTTCTGTCACATTTTTACTTGGTTCTTCTGTGACATTGCTTCATGTtccctatgctctctctctgatctcTGGGGTATCCTCTGTAGTTTAAACCCTTAACCTGTCTGTTCTGTGAATTTCCTTCCAGATAGTTATGTTTGTATTCTGAGGCCTGTAAACTCACTTTGTCAGGGGCATCAGCCTTGCTGGATGGTATTTGGGGAGGCTCCACAAGGCAGGAGGCCCATGTGGCCAGACTGGACTAGGCCTCCCTTCAAAGGTGCTTCCTTCCCTCCAGGTGACCTTGTCCCTCAAGGGATGTCTCTCAACCTCCCAGCTTTTCACCTCAGCCAGGCTGTCCTCACTCACACATTACCTGCGTCTCTGGGCTGGGACCAGGCAGGGAGCAAAGAGGCAGAGCCGTAGGGGTGAGAGCAGCACAGCCcacatctcccccacccccgccctgtcCCTGAGGCCCTCCTCTGGCCCCCCTAGTGGAACCCGGCCGGTGCCACAGCCTCTAACATATGGGCTCCCCTTGCTTCTGGGACATCATCTCTAGGGCCGGGCAAGGAGAAGGAGCCAAGGGCTTGCACTAGTTCACCGTTTTGCCTGACGCTTCTCTGTTATCATTAGTCCCAAAGTTTCCGGGCCCATATGATGCCTTCAGGACTTTCAGAGTTAGACACAAATTGTCACCCAGCTGTGTTTGTGCAGTACATTTGTGCTCACGTGGAAAACTCGAGTCCCGTCTGTGTTCACCAGGCAAAGCCGTGCAAATTGCTGTCAGAGGAAGATCTGTGGTTGGATGagggtcatctttttttttttttttttttaatcagtgtgaCTATCGATAGGTACTATTCATTAAGGACTCTGTGCCAgaacattatttcacttaatcctcatcaTAACCCTCTGAGGGGAGTACTGTTCTTACctgcatttcacagatggggaaattgaggcaaaGAGAGGTCACATAACTTACCCAGGTTCTCAGACGCTGCGATGAAAATCAAAGCCTACCTGCTACAGCCTTAGGAGGGTTAGCTGGTAGGGGTGGGTGGGAACCACAGGTTCATTGTGTGTTTGAGGCACTTCGAAACCAGTCTTAGGAATTCACACAAAGTACTAGTGTTATAATTCTAATTTTAGCCAAATTCCTTAGTATCTTCAGGAGGACACATCTCCAGTTCATGGCAGTAGAAGAAAATCCTTGTCTCCCAGTCCCATTTCAGTGTATTTAATTAAATCACTAAATCACATGCTGCCtcttttttatgtgattatttcttcaaaatcagTTGATTCATTGGTTCTCTCTTCCTCAATTCAATTACAGTTTCCTTGTCTTGCCAGTTGTCTAggagtgtaattaacatacaattcTCCTTCCTATTTCAAGCCTGAATTAGGGCTGTATTATAGACAATTAGTCTTGCTCTTTCTACCATCTTTTACTTTATTGTCAGCaattatttctgattttcagCCTGTCCTCTCACTGTTCAGAGTTCCACGATACTTTGGCCTTAGTGTTGAAGAAGATATTTGGTTagctgggcagggccagggggcagagggagagagatgatggCCTTGCCCTGCTTTACTTATTTCCTTTTGGAACAGATGTTAAATGGAAATTAGTATCTAACACTGGATAAGAACCGGCACTTTGAAGCAATGGTAAACGATGGTTGGATTGTATTAGTTATTCTAACAAAGTCCAGGAGTCCACAAGTCAAGTAACTGGTTTTCCTAACTTTATAAATTAGAAtacagtttagaaaaaaataggttATGTATACATGAAGACATTTCTGGTTgtctcattttttgtttatttttaagctgtatgcccaactcagggcttgaactcacagccctgagatcaagagctgttACGCCCTaccgcctgagccagccaggcgccccaagaaatttcTGATGCAAAACAGACCGAATGTGAATATTTTATACCTGCCTCTTGTAATGCATAAAGGGGGACTTGAGAACAGTGTTTCCTCAGACTCCATTAGGAAACAGCGTTTCTTGCAGAATGGCTTCCGCTGCCACCACATATTTATTCGCTGTTCAGTTCTGAAAATGTGtccactctgcccttcccttcctgctttaCGTTTTCCTCTTTCacgatttttgcttttgtttctgttttccagattCAAGATGATTGGAAGTATGTCGCCATGGTTATCGATCGAATTTTTCTGTGGGTTTTCATCCTGGTGTGCATTCTGGGGACAGCAGGGTTGTTTCTGCAACCTTTGATGGCAAGGGATGACGCTTAAGCACCAAACTGTGTTTGCCAGAGGCCTCCTGGCGTGCAGAGGGCACTCGTTTGTTGTCATTGTGTGAAACACACTTGGCCATAAAATGTACCACCTTCACCGTGTTCGGGCCCACGGCTCGGTCGTGTTAAATAGTCATCGTGGTGCAGCCGCCACGGCCATCTCCGGGACTCTTCGTCTTGTAAGACCGCATCTCCGCACCCACTGAACACCAactccctgtcccctctccccctgaAACCCACATTATACTGTTTTGACTACCTTTGAGTACCGTATAAGCGGAAGTGCACACTATGTGTCTTTCTGTGATCGGCCAGTTTCATTCAGCATCGTGTCCTCCGGGCTCAGCCATGTTGGAGCAGGCGTCAGAATCTCCTTTCTTTTCAAGGCTCAGCCGTGTTCCATTGCACGTCTATTCGTGTTGCTTATCCGCTCATCTGGCAGGGGACACTGGGGCGGCCCCCACATTTTGGCTGTGACAGATACGTGTGCAtccatgttcacagcaacattatctGTTTGAGACCCTGCCCTCGATTCATTAGGATATATGCCCAGAGGCGGAATTGTTGGGTCCTgtagtaattctattttcaactttctgaggaacaaccgtactgttttccaggatggctgcaccagtttgcattcccacagggGCTCCAATTCTCCGCAACCTCATCAACATTtgtattctggtttttttttttttttttttttacaatagtcATCCTAACGtgtgtgaggcggtatctcactgtggttttgatgtgcatttatGTAACGATTAGTGACGCGAAGCATCTTCTCCTGTGCTTATTGGCCGTTTGTGTGTCTCTTTGGagaggtgtctgttcaggtccttttccactttttttttttttttttttttttaagcttattttaaagagcacaagcaggtgaggggcagagaggaaggagacaggatttgaagccagctctgcgctgacagcagagagctcaatgcggggctcaaactcacaagccaagctattgagatcacaacctgagctgaagtcagacgctcaactgactgagccacccaggcgccctttcttttccacttctcAACTGGGTTGATTGTGGTTTTTAGTtaagttttaggagttctctatatGTTCCAGATATTAATCTCCTATCAGAAacaagatttgcaaatattttctcccactctctggggtgccttttcactctgttgatagtgtcttctgatgcacacaatttttaacttttcattaagTCCAGTTTATCAACTTTTTGTTAGCTGTGTTCTTCTGTGTCATATCCGAGAAATCACTACCAAATCCAGTCTTGTAAAGAATCTgtcctgttttcttccaggagttttactgtttaactcttacatttaggctctttctcaCACTTTCTATCATCAAGTTACTGGCACTGTTTTTAGCTTtcaaggtttacttatttatccaCTTGTCTTGGTTTTTATCAAAAGAGATTCGTGCAAGAAAAAAGTCAAGAGTATTTATTATAGATAACTGAACATTTAACCAGCCTTTTTGGTAAGGTAGAGAAACATCAAAATATAGTTCTGCAGTGTGAAGTAATATACTCTACTAAAGAATATGTAAATATGGGCTAAATATGAAAACTGTTTCCCCTTTGTGCTGGTTGAGGCATAATTGGACAGGAAAACTTGCTGCTCACAAATGCGGAAATCCATCTGGTTCAGTACCACAACAGATTTCCCAAGGGTTTTCTCACTTGGCCTGTGATCTCCTTGAAGTTTTGTACCATTTCAGCAATGCCCCACCCACTACCATTTCCTCCCATGCACTCCTTGTTCATCATTGGTTTCCAAGAGTCTGGGGGCCGTGCCTCCTTCACAGAACGCCTCAGCCTTTATCTCGCATCATCCTAAGGAACTATGCTATGAAAAGGTATGCCCAGTCACACATTCATTGCTAGTAAACCTTTGGAGCAgcatttctcaaccttggcactattggCATTTGTGGCCAGATAACTCTGTGCTGGAGAGACATTGTAGGATTTTTAGCCTCcatctggcctctacccactagatgccaagaACATACCCCCGGGGTCCCTTGCCAGttataacaaccaaaaatgtctccaaaaatTAAGTGGTCCCTCAAGCACAAAACTGTGCccgattgagaaccactgctgtagaCAGATTATTAAGAAGACagtattccaggggcgcctgggtggcgcagtcggttgagcgtccgacttcagccaggtcacgatctcgcggtccgtgagttcgagccccgcgtcgggctctgggctgatggctcggagcctggagcctgtttccgattctgtgtctccctctctctctgcccctcccccgttcatgctctgtctctctctgtcccaaaaataaataaaaaacgttgaaaaaaaaaaaaattaaaaaaaaaaaaaaaagaagacagtattCCAGTATGGAGTACTGCAGTTCTGAATCTGAATAGGTAGGAGATGAGGGTTTGCAGAGACCATTTTAATCTTCTCACTAGTCATTTTGATGTTTTGGCTTTGcgaaaataaaactgacaaaatcGCAGCCAACTGTGACTCATGTTTTGGTAAGTCAAAGGAAGATTTCTACAAAATTTACTCACCTATAGAAATTTTAAGTAACAGTAACAGAGGTAGAAGAATCAGGGATATATACGTGCTAAGAGATCTAACAGGCATTTAAACGCATCAAACCAGACTTTCACTCATTAAATGACATTACACATGTAcctacaataaaatacaaatgagacAGGATCCCCTCTGCCTTCCAGAGAGTGTTGACCTGACCTTAGATGGGTTACTTACTATAAATAAGGCATCTGTTCTCTCAAGGGCTAAGAGTTCCAGATAACATGCAGAGCTTCAACAGTGTTTTATTCCTGATCGTAGCTGAATCAGGGCATTCAGAGATGGAATCTCACTTGTTTACCTGTGACGCGTGCCACTACGGTCCTGAATGAGCAGTAATCGGTGAGACTGCACCACACCTAGAGGCCCTGCAACTCTATGGCTCCAGTACTGTGACTGCTGGAAAGAAGGAGATGAACCTATACGTGACAGCCATGTGACAATGAGCTTCCACCTAATTAGAAACCATCTTCAATCTTGGAACATGGTTTTTCACAGTATGATTTGGTGGCATCCATGGACGTGTTTTTAAAATGGGATTCACTTAATTGTAGAGGACGCCTTCTAAGATGAAGGGTACAGAAATGCTACGGTTTATATAGAAGATGGTTAATTGTGGAAAATGTGGATAAGGGGGTTGAAGTTAATGTTAAGAAGATACTAGTGCATGTCCACAAGTTACCTATTGTGTGATTTTACAACTGAAGGTAAGCTACAAAAACAGTTAATACAATAATTGTTCAGTTTAAGCATCTAAGAAATAAAGTAAGCTTTAAAGGAATTcccatgtttcattttttacaaGGTTGGCTATAGAAAAGCAGCATCACATTAAATTGTTATCATACCAAGGAGTTAGCTTATTTAACATAGCAGTATAATATTATGCTAGAGATTAGCTGTTACTCCGTGGAtacaggacagaaagaaagaaatttaaaatgtgtaccTTTACCAAATGCAGAAAAAGTCCTGAAATCAGTCTTCAAATACAACAGGAACTTTCCAATACAATCAAAAGATGAGCTTCACCGTTGATTACGAATTGGTACTGTTTGCCAGGACACCAACATTAGGTTTTCACTAGTACAGTTCAGATAACATTTTGCTGCTATTTTTAGCTCAAATGCTGAGTCAGCTATCACTTCAGTCATGCAGGTAAAATGTTCTCAGGGCAGTCTATTAAGATAAACCAAAGTTAGCAACTGTTAATCTGACAAAGCTTGCTTcaaattttaaacacaatttccattttctaattttaaggGTGCCAGAGGCATAGGTGCCTTTGGTAACTAAATTCCTACTAGGACACCACTACGGAAGGATCACTTATTTGCATCTCCAATATGAACTGGTACTATTATATTTGCCCACTTATAAATAACAGGAACGAAAAGCCCAAGAGATCCAACAATTGAAACCAGAAGAAAAGTCCATAGAAACATCCGATCAAGCACCTGTGCTATGAATTTCCAATCTTCAACCACCtgttgcaataaaaaaaaaaaaaccattttaaatacataatttaaaattgtgtAACTACTTTAAGATATTACACACTGAGTCAGAGGTCAGATCACTTTCTGCCTCCCGCTACTGGCTCACAACGTAAGTGACCTTGTACTCAGAGCTCAGGGACAGACACTCCCCTGACAATCTAGAACATAGAGCCTCCACAAGCTTTCAGAGACACTACACAATCTATTAATGTACTTCTTGACTTGTAATATATTACAAGTGACATTTTTTATAGActtaataaaattagaatatttataCTACCtggatattttataataaactaaaaaaatcacttttattcatATTACATACagttatttctgtcattttttcttGTCCAGCAGTgcttacttattttaatttccaaagagAATCCAGCCTGGGATTAATCTCAAGCCAAATTAACAACTGGTTCAGAATGattagagggcgcctgggtggctcagtcggttaagtgtccggctcttgatttcggctcatgatctcacagttcatgaaatctgACAGtggaaagcctgcttgggattctccctctctctcccccccaaaataaataaacttaaaaaaaaaaaaaaaagggtaatagGCATTAGCTATTAATCTTCTCACCCCACATGTGCATTATTTAGTTTTGGATTCCCCGGGGGCTATTTTAATCTAAGCTCATGAATTCAGATCTGCTGGTTGGACCTCATTTCAACCCCCGTTTTGCAGCCTAAGCAGGGAGCTAGCTCAGCAGTTCCAAGTGACCTCAAAGAAAGGGCAGGCTGAGACAGGCCCCTGAACACCAGAGGCTCCCCTCACAGGGCCTTCCCTGGCCCCTGCCTTTACAGAGCACGAGGTCCCCCACAACAACTCTGCCCCCTCAGCTATGAGAGAATGTGGACTTCAGGTAGCTGTCAACACTCTACTGCTTTTCTAAGTACCCCCCTGAAGACAAATGCCATTTACTGGCCCTAGGGGGATGAGGCCTGGCCCTTCTGCACAATACTTTGCAGACATTTATTAATCCAGATGTTATATAATCCAGATCATTATTTAACCAATATCTATACTTTAAAGACTCCATCGATAGCTTCAGACCTTATATACTAATCATACTACcatgaaatagaaattttacaAATCCACAAACATTTAAAGTCTTTCAGAAATCTGTTATATGTTCTTTCTGTGAGGAGGACTGTAATTTTACCAGATTCACTTTGCTTCCCAAACCTGctagaaatttttccatttaaaaaaggtTTGGAAATGAGAATTCATACAATTGTAATGGGGACTATTCAAAGCAAATTCAATTATGAAAATACTACTATAGTCCTAGTTTAAAAATATCACACAGTagggggcgtgtgggtggctcagtgggttaagcctcaaacttcagctcaagtcatgacctcacagttcatgggttcaagccccgtgttgggctctgtgctgacagctcagagcctgcttcagatcctctgtcccattctctctctgtccctccttgctctttctctcacactctcaaaaataaacatttttaaaaaattttaataaaaatattacgCAATAGAAATATAGTGACAAGATTAAAATTTGacatgttttgaaagaaaatttaacatcACATTAGTAAAATGTATTCATGTTCAATTCTTACATTGTAAACATTGATCTTAAGCCAATGAgagttatttttctataataaagtTTTAAGCAAATTTTTGGTTTTAAGCAAATTAAGCATATTACTAAGCACTATTTCTAACTTTCACATGAACACTTTGACATATGATATATAACATCCAAGAATATCTTAGTGCTTTCAAGTTCACTGACATTCTCTtataaatgaacaagaaaaagacatattCTAGAAAAAATACCTTGGCTGAAATTTATAGAGCCTACATtaggctcattttttaaaaaataaaatagcttttgaTAAATTATAATGCCCATTGTGCCTACAGATTACAACAGAATTCAGAAACAAAGTTACAGaagatagaattaaaataataatgtcagAGTCAAAAAAACAAATGGCAGTATTACTACTCTTTAGAATAGAGTAACAACAGTCGGCACAAGGCAAAGTTGCTAAGGGGAATGGAGAGGTGAGATCTGCATAGATGCCCACTGGCAGATGTTTTAACTGAAACAGATTTTGGTAAAGATCTTCCACCAAACAACGTGTCAGCATTTCTGGCCCTCAACCTACACTGAGTCTCAAGGGCCATGCTGATTACTCCCAAACTCAGAATGGAAGCGGATGAGCATTTGTAAACACAACATGTCACACACCTCACGGACGTCATTCTCCTTCATGACGTGTCTTGTAATGTAGCGGATGGAATCAAGCGCAGCTTCCAATGTGTTTCTAGAAGACTCTGGTCTACTACcgccctcagtttcctctttctgAGCGAAGTACCTGTCTACGTGACTCCTCATGCACAGCAGTTTGGGAAGCTTGTGGAGAAATACCTTGCGGACCCAAGGTGCCATTGCATCGTGTGTTGAGGAAGAACGATGATGGATATTGATAGCGAAGACAGTCACCATGATTGACAGCGTCACAAAAATCATGGTGAACACCAGATACTCTCCAATCAGAGGTATTACTTTGGAAGACGAGGGTATGATCTCTTCAATAACCAGAAGGAAGACAGTCAGAGAGACCAGGACTGACGTGCAGAGACTGAGCTTCTCACCTTCGTTTGAGGGGAGATAGAAGACAAGCACGGTTAAAAACGAGAGCCCGATACAGGGTATAATAAGGAACAAGGTGTAAAAGAGAGGCAGACGCTTAATTACAAATGAGTAGGTGACATAAGGGTACCAGCAGGAGCCATCCgttctgtttcctttgcttcccGTTGCACTCACAATCTCCCATTCTCCATTGTCAAAAAAATCTCTCTTGTCCACATCTTGGTCCTCTAAAATTATATCAACCTGTGATCCATCGTAAGTCCAAGAACCAAATTTCATGGAGCAGTTTTGGAGATCGAATGGGAAAAACGTGACATCTATGGTGCAAGAACTTTTGTAGTTTGCCGGTGGAGTCCAGGTGACAGTGCCATCATACCTGATGACCGCTTTCGTGCTGGCCCCTTCAAAACGTCCATCTGCACTGAAATAAACACATGCACGTGACAATGCAGAGACTACACAACGCAGGCCTTCACAAGCCTGAGATGAGAGAAAGTCGACACCATGGTGTGAGATACTTTTTAAACTATTATGCTTGAGATATACCTGCTATGTGTAGGGGACTCTGTTTTAGGGACATCTTACGTAAACATCCGACTTTACTAGAGCTGAACTCCTTCGACATCTACTCCAGGACTGACAGTCGATCTCTATCTCACAGAATCCTGAGATTTTAGAGGCTGAAAGATTTCCCTTTACATACAAAATATAATTAGGCTattgaaacaataaaatattggCCAGAACCTGAATCCACATTTCTAGGCTCTCCACACAGTGCTCTTCTCCTCCATCACAAAGACTGGACAGTTACTACAGGGGCAGGAAGGAACATTAGCTCTAAGCTGTGCCTCTCGAGTTCTGCCACCATGTGAGCTCCTATCCTGGAAAAGTCTGGTAGGAACATAAGATTtctataaaatactgttttttatcATAACACTCATGTGACTTTTGCACACTACTCTTTTATACACTCATgtttatgtaaaaatgtttttcagagaCTGGGGCGCCTCAATGGCTCAAATCAGTTAAGcgttgggctcttgatttcagctcaggtcaggatctcctgatgcgcgagttcaagccctgcatcaggttctgcactgacagtgcaaagcctgcttgggattctctctctccctctctctctgcccctgccccactcacatgtgtgcgctctctcaaaataaataaataaacttaaaaaaaaaaaaaatgtttactacgACCTAGAGTAAAATGGTGCTCTGGGAAGCTATATCCTGCTACCTTAtagttttgtttcctctttacCTATTGAGAAACATGGAGGAAAAAGGTGTTTAGAGACTAATATTTTTCACACAGCATTTGCTCTGTCTTCATGCCAAATGCCTGCTTGCAAATAATACACGATGCTTTAGGATAAGCACAAATTCCCAAGATTTACCCTGGGGTTgtcctagaaaaaaatgaaactcacaCCCAGAATCATCCTTTCCCCAAGTTAAAAACCATCCTCAACGTACACCTAGGTAGGGTGCCTATAAAGATGAGTTCACTCAACATTCCTCATCATGGGATAATCATAATACAGAATTTGAGCAAAATTAGAAGGATGCACATTTGAACATAAAGTATGActtcaactattttttaaacGCCCCAAAATCTTGAAGGCAATCTGCCAAATATATAGTCTATTAAATAGGAGGATAAATAGGGCTGCCGGGCTGCCCTAGTGTGAACCCCACCCTGCCACATGCAAACGgtgcgaccttgggcaaggttATAATGCCCTCACCTGTTGGACAAGGTTATAATGCCCtcacctgtttcctcctctgtcagaAATGCCATTTTAAAGGTACTGTTGGGGATCAAATGAACGAAACAGAAAGGTACCGCACATGCGGCCAGGCACAGAGTAAGTTCTATGTGTGAGCTCGTGCAAATGGCTGCCTCTAATGCTGGAATGAATAATGGGACTGATTATAggtgacacccctcccccaattttACACCTTTCTAGACTTCCCAAATGTTTTACACATTTCGGAAAGCAAAGAACACTTTTACGATCAGGAAAAAGACACCAAAAACAGGAGAGGACCCAAAGAACCTATTTGGAGGTTCACAACAGAACACAGATCAAGTCTTTTGATTATATACGTAAACAattttcagaaggaagaaaaattactAGTGGCTAATATATAAgcgttttcttttgaaaacatcaagtaatattcagtaaataaaaaCCTACTTATCAAACAAAACAATGTCTGGGGTCCAGAGAGAGTCTGAAGGGACGCGTATAACTTTTATTCCGCCATAGTCGCCAGGGCGCCATCTTAACTTTACATCTCTCCACTCCTGCAGAGCAAAGACAACAGGCTCAGTTTCGATGAAATTGATAGCCATAAGTCATAAAAACTATACTCTTTATGCCAAGTCCAGAAATCCTAGACATAAAATCATCTCTAGTCGCCACAGAGAAAATTCACCTCCAAGTCCTTCTTAAGAGTACAGAAGCATAGCCCTGCCCCCGTGTGGTGACTCCAGCCCCGGTCCTCCTGAGACACAGGTGTGCGCCGTGGGTGTGTTCACAGCTCTGTTCAGCACCTCCTCTCACACCAATTGGCCACACCCAGGAGCCGCAGCCATGGGCATCTAAGGTCCAGGTTTAAGGCCTTAAACCTTTTCCATTGTCTTTTCCAGGTGCATTGTCATGGGCTGGACTGGTGCATGCCAGGGGAATTGGATTTATTACATGGTCCACATTTAAACACCCTGTCCACGCTCCACATAGTGACAATTCTGTGATCACGTCAAGTTAGGACTCGCACACCAAAA is part of the Neofelis nebulosa isolate mNeoNeb1 chromosome 7, mNeoNeb1.pri, whole genome shotgun sequence genome and encodes:
- the CHRNA5 gene encoding neuronal acetylcholine receptor subunit alpha-5 isoform X2 encodes the protein MSAWGSSPAVLGLASRPLRLLLLFQLVAGRWGPAGAGGGAPGGLAEPSFVAKHEDSLLKDLFRDYERWVRPVEHLNDKIKIKFGLAISQLVDVDEKNQLMTTNVWLKQEWRDVKLRWRPGDYGGIKVIRVPSDSLWTPDIVLFDNADGRFEGASTKAVIRYDGTVTWTPPANYKSSCTIDVTFFPFDLQNCSMKFGSWTYDGSQVDIILEDQDVDKRDFFDNGEWEIVSATGSKGNRTDGSCWYPYVTYSFVIKRLPLFYTLFLIIPCIGLSFLTVLVFYLPSNEGEKLSLCTSVLVSLTVFLLVIEEIIPSSSKVIPLIGEYLVFTMIFVTLSIMVTVFAINIHHRSSSTHDAMAPWVRKVFLHKLPKLLCMRSHVDRYFAQKEETEGGSRPESSRNTLEAALDSIRYITRHVMKENDVREVVEDWKFIAQTALRTFYLHD
- the CHRNA5 gene encoding neuronal acetylcholine receptor subunit alpha-5 isoform X4 — encoded protein: MTTNVWLKQEWRDVKLRWRPGDYGGIKVIRVPSDSLWTPDIVLFDNADGRFEGASTKAVIRYDGTVTWTPPANYKSSCTIDVTFFPFDLQNCSMKFGSWTYDGSQVDIILEDQDVDKRDFFDNGEWEIVSATGSKGNRTDGSCWYPYVTYSFVIKRLPLFYTLFLIIPCIGLSFLTVLVFYLPSNEGEKLSLCTSVLVSLTVFLLVIEEIIPSSSKVIPLIGEYLVFTMIFVTLSIMVTVFAINIHHRSSSTHDAMAPWVRKVFLHKLPKLLCMRSHVDRYFAQKEETEGGSRPESSRNTLEAALDSIRYITRHVMKENDVREVVEDWKFIAQVLDRMFLWTFLLVSIVGSLGLFVPVIYKWANIIVPVHIGDANK
- the CHRNA5 gene encoding neuronal acetylcholine receptor subunit alpha-5 isoform X1, with translation MSAWGSSPAVLGLASRPLRLLLLFQLVAGRWGPAGAGGGAPGGLAEPSFVAKHEDSLLKDLFRDYERWVRPVEHLNDKIKIKFGLAISQLVDVDEKNQLMTTNVWLKQEWRDVKLRWRPGDYGGIKVIRVPSDSLWTPDIVLFDNADGRFEGASTKAVIRYDGTVTWTPPANYKSSCTIDVTFFPFDLQNCSMKFGSWTYDGSQVDIILEDQDVDKRDFFDNGEWEIVSATGSKGNRTDGSCWYPYVTYSFVIKRLPLFYTLFLIIPCIGLSFLTVLVFYLPSNEGEKLSLCTSVLVSLTVFLLVIEEIIPSSSKVIPLIGEYLVFTMIFVTLSIMVTVFAINIHHRSSSTHDAMAPWVRKVFLHKLPKLLCMRSHVDRYFAQKEETEGGSRPESSRNTLEAALDSIRYITRHVMKENDVREVVEDWKFIAQVLDRMFLWTFLLVSIVGSLGLFVPVIYKWANIIVPVHIGDANK
- the CHRNA5 gene encoding neuronal acetylcholine receptor subunit alpha-5 isoform X3, with product MWSKHRKGLAEPSFVAKHEDSLLKDLFRDYERWVRPVEHLNDKIKIKFGLAISQLVDVDEKNQLMTTNVWLKQEWRDVKLRWRPGDYGGIKVIRVPSDSLWTPDIVLFDNADGRFEGASTKAVIRYDGTVTWTPPANYKSSCTIDVTFFPFDLQNCSMKFGSWTYDGSQVDIILEDQDVDKRDFFDNGEWEIVSATGSKGNRTDGSCWYPYVTYSFVIKRLPLFYTLFLIIPCIGLSFLTVLVFYLPSNEGEKLSLCTSVLVSLTVFLLVIEEIIPSSSKVIPLIGEYLVFTMIFVTLSIMVTVFAINIHHRSSSTHDAMAPWVRKVFLHKLPKLLCMRSHVDRYFAQKEETEGGSRPESSRNTLEAALDSIRYITRHVMKENDVREVVEDWKFIAQVLDRMFLWTFLLVSIVGSLGLFVPVIYKWANIIVPVHIGDANK